One genomic region from Sphingomonas paeninsulae encodes:
- a CDS encoding amidohydrolase — protein sequence MRSILCTAMLLSAMAITAPLHAAPLSDSEAKALEASVDALGPKLSTVAHDIWSYAEVGFKETKSTAELQKELRDAGFRVETGISGIPTAFVATAGSGGPVIALLAEYDALPGLSQDATPDQKSLGGIAGHACGHNLLGAASVTAAIALKQWLALNGIKGTIRVYGSPAEEGGFSKVYFVRNGLLRDVDAVLSWHPGDSNNAAQAQLMSVISAKFRFHGIASHAAVAPERGRSALDALEIHDVAVNFLREHVPEGTRIHYTITDGGDQPNIVPAHAESFYYIRHYDPSVVQDVWDRVQKAAQGAALATGTTVSVEVVGGSYGDLPNDVLGQIVDANLRRVGGYTYTPKEAAYAKAIAATLPNRTVASDPTQIAPYEKGRKVPASSDVGDISWTVPTSSLGTATWVSGTSPHSWQAASASGTSIGIKGAIIAAKTLALTGAELFRSPDLLKAAKAELAQRQGPNFVYRPLLGDRKPPLDYTERK from the coding sequence ATGCGATCCATTTTATGCACCGCCATGCTGCTGTCTGCTATGGCGATCACAGCGCCGCTTCACGCAGCGCCTTTATCAGATTCGGAAGCGAAAGCCCTTGAAGCGTCGGTCGATGCGCTCGGTCCAAAGCTGTCGACCGTCGCGCACGATATCTGGAGTTATGCGGAGGTCGGTTTCAAGGAAACGAAAAGCACCGCGGAGCTTCAGAAGGAATTACGCGATGCCGGCTTCCGTGTGGAAACCGGCATTTCGGGCATCCCGACAGCCTTTGTCGCAACCGCCGGCTCGGGAGGGCCCGTGATTGCACTGCTGGCCGAATATGATGCGCTGCCGGGCCTCTCGCAGGATGCGACACCCGACCAAAAATCGCTGGGCGGCATCGCCGGTCATGCCTGTGGGCATAATCTTCTCGGTGCCGCCTCGGTAACTGCCGCAATTGCTCTTAAACAATGGTTGGCGCTGAACGGAATCAAGGGCACGATCCGCGTCTATGGAAGTCCAGCGGAGGAAGGCGGTTTCTCAAAGGTCTATTTCGTCCGCAATGGGCTTTTACGCGATGTCGACGCTGTACTGAGCTGGCATCCCGGTGACAGCAATAATGCCGCACAGGCTCAACTCATGTCCGTAATTTCTGCCAAGTTCCGGTTCCACGGTATTGCATCACATGCGGCCGTGGCACCCGAGCGCGGACGTTCCGCGCTGGATGCGCTGGAGATTCATGACGTAGCCGTCAATTTCCTGCGCGAACACGTCCCCGAGGGTACGCGCATTCATTATACGATCACTGACGGCGGCGATCAGCCCAATATCGTACCGGCCCATGCGGAAAGTTTTTATTATATTCGGCATTACGACCCTTCCGTAGTGCAAGATGTCTGGGACCGCGTGCAGAAGGCGGCGCAGGGCGCGGCGCTCGCGACCGGGACGACGGTATCGGTCGAAGTAGTAGGCGGCAGTTATGGCGATTTGCCGAACGACGTGCTTGGACAAATCGTGGATGCCAATCTGCGTCGGGTCGGCGGCTACACCTACACACCGAAGGAGGCAGCATATGCCAAGGCAATTGCCGCCACTCTGCCCAATCGGACTGTGGCGTCAGATCCGACACAGATCGCGCCCTATGAGAAGGGACGCAAAGTGCCGGCATCGTCGGATGTCGGGGACATAAGCTGGACCGTGCCGACAAGCTCGCTCGGGACGGCGACCTGGGTATCGGGTACCAGTCCCCATAGCTGGCAGGCAGCCTCCGCAAGCGGCACAAGCATCGGCATCAAGGGTGCCATAATTGCCGCAAAGACGCTGGCGCTGACGGGAGCTGAGCTCTTCCGCAGCCCTGATCTGCTAAAAGCCGCCAAAGCCGAACTCGCTCAACGGCAGGGTCCGAACTTCGTCTATCGACCGCTGCTTGGCGATCGTAAGCCACCCCTCGACTATACGGAAAGGAAATAA
- a CDS encoding alpha/beta hydrolase — protein MNRLRRMIMTMVAAVTVLLLPGYGQAQTRIPISDEAQGDRVLSPFYVWEGNIPARPGQLLRSEPLPRAASLLAARENIRILYSSTDGVGGKVPIVVSGAVYIPKGKPPAGGWPIIAWGHGTLGIGDGCAPSWQGRAYRDIAYLSRWLNEGFAVVATDYQGLGVPGPNPALNNRSNAYTLLDSLRAAFKLSPSLSNRVVLVGQSQGGAAVIATAGYGPSYAPDIHILGAIATGAMYTPPYPLKSAPVDLNKVEETIAYQYYSVLAAQQIDSSLQASEIFTPRGEALFEHARSTCVIPLEADVVLAGLTRANALKPGAQARLASWWSDWQRFPTLKFAQPVFVSIGTDDPGAPGQRALIKDACAAGTTIEAHVYPGRDHSGTVNLSLDDSVPFARRLIAGEHIVPRCAVD, from the coding sequence ATGAACAGGTTGCGTCGGATGATAATGACTATGGTGGCGGCTGTCACCGTGCTGCTCCTTCCTGGCTACGGGCAAGCCCAAACACGCATTCCGATTTCAGATGAAGCGCAGGGCGATCGAGTGCTCTCGCCATTTTATGTGTGGGAAGGGAATATTCCCGCTAGGCCCGGACAATTGTTGCGCAGTGAACCACTGCCCCGCGCCGCGTCCCTGTTAGCAGCACGGGAGAATATCCGGATTCTCTACAGCTCCACGGACGGCGTTGGCGGAAAGGTGCCTATCGTCGTATCGGGCGCGGTCTATATTCCCAAGGGCAAGCCGCCGGCAGGCGGGTGGCCGATCATTGCATGGGGGCACGGGACGTTAGGCATTGGCGATGGCTGCGCGCCGTCGTGGCAAGGACGCGCCTATCGCGACATCGCCTATCTTAGTCGCTGGCTCAACGAAGGCTTTGCGGTTGTCGCAACCGATTATCAGGGCCTTGGCGTGCCTGGGCCAAACCCGGCGCTCAACAATCGGTCAAACGCTTATACGCTGCTCGACAGTCTTCGCGCAGCCTTTAAGCTTAGCCCGTCCCTGTCGAACAGGGTTGTCCTTGTCGGCCAATCGCAGGGCGGAGCGGCCGTTATCGCGACCGCGGGCTACGGCCCCTCTTACGCGCCTGACATTCATATCCTTGGGGCAATCGCCACGGGGGCGATGTATACGCCGCCCTACCCTCTCAAGAGTGCACCCGTCGATCTGAACAAGGTCGAGGAAACTATCGCCTATCAATACTATTCGGTGCTCGCCGCACAACAAATCGATTCCTCTCTGCAAGCTTCGGAAATCTTCACCCCACGCGGCGAGGCACTCTTCGAACATGCCCGGAGCACTTGCGTCATCCCGCTGGAGGCGGACGTCGTTCTTGCGGGATTGACCCGCGCCAATGCTCTGAAACCCGGTGCGCAGGCGAGGCTGGCTTCCTGGTGGAGCGATTGGCAGCGTTTTCCCACGCTGAAGTTCGCGCAACCGGTGTTCGTCAGCATAGGCACTGACGATCCCGGTGCACCCGGCCAGCGAGCGCTGATCAAGGATGCCTGCGCCGCCGGAACGACGATCGAGGCGCATGTCTATCCTGGCCGCGACCATAGCGGCACCGTGAACCTGTCGCTTGACGATTCCGTACCGTTTGCAAGGCGTCTGATCGCCGGTGAACACATCGTGCCGCGCTGCGCAGTCGATTGA
- a CDS encoding TonB-dependent receptor encodes MFRYASLLLLLGSAAWPTTLLAQDRKATAATSDDTANNGDQSSGQDIIVTAFHRETRLQQTPAAITSLSTEALKNANIVNADDLQRLVPGLVVTNAGAGQRRLSLRGVRSAGDAQVGVYYDESSLTAPPGTTTDAGGSQSDLDFFDVSRVEVLRGPQGTLYGAGAMAGAVRIIFNKPDLNHFEGRADVTGTTEAYGEQGYQANAAINVPIVDDKLAARLVVYRRYDDGYIDNPRLKLQNVNGESTWGGRLVIRYRPISELTIDAAAYFQNNNGGPPTWSPSVGKYQSADQAYLWFKDKNRLYNLTANAELGFATLTATTSYQDRDVLMTRDPSYLFQIVGASAYAPAIYYQPQSVKSWTNELRLQSAGSGPLHWTIGGFYEDRRSKVLSEAHVVGSDGRDLNPPDVILQRHVGESLKQKAAFGELSYRMFDRLTLTGGLRYYSYDKLVSGDTTIGFAPLGTFVRPYAEFRSKNDGWLYKFNASLKASEHLLLYAQAASGYRPGGVNQVLGLAEALPYQPDSLWTYEAGFKATYLDGRILLNVAAFRTDWKDMQVTLNSGTFAYLGNAGAARIQGVEAELGFEPVNGWTVSASLTALTAKLTEDQLATGAVASTATGRAGDRIPNIPQGTVTVASQYEFPLIDGLTAIIHGDVNYVGDSYSDFHRSTSYFRLGDYFVSNARIGVKTRSWGAYLFARNLFNAVGTTYSGTVLGGRTQVVTTVPPRTIGINLTSSF; translated from the coding sequence ATGTTTAGATACGCGAGTTTACTTCTGCTTCTTGGCAGTGCGGCGTGGCCAACCACCCTTCTCGCGCAGGATCGTAAGGCAACGGCCGCGACGTCCGACGACACAGCCAACAATGGCGATCAGTCTAGCGGCCAAGATATCATCGTCACGGCCTTTCATCGCGAAACGCGCCTGCAGCAGACACCGGCCGCGATCACGTCGCTCAGCACGGAAGCACTTAAAAATGCTAATATCGTCAACGCAGACGACCTGCAAAGGCTGGTACCGGGCCTTGTCGTAACCAATGCAGGGGCGGGTCAGCGCCGCCTGTCACTCCGCGGTGTGCGGAGTGCGGGCGATGCACAGGTGGGTGTCTATTATGACGAGTCCTCCCTTACCGCACCACCCGGAACGACAACCGACGCAGGCGGCTCGCAAAGCGATCTCGATTTCTTCGATGTATCGCGTGTGGAAGTACTGCGTGGTCCGCAAGGCACATTGTACGGTGCAGGCGCCATGGCGGGTGCCGTCCGCATCATCTTTAACAAGCCGGATCTCAACCATTTCGAGGGACGCGCCGATGTCACAGGCACGACCGAAGCCTATGGGGAGCAGGGCTATCAGGCAAATGCCGCGATCAACGTTCCCATCGTGGATGACAAGCTCGCAGCCCGCCTGGTTGTCTATCGGCGCTATGACGACGGTTATATCGATAACCCCCGCCTCAAGTTGCAGAACGTCAACGGGGAAAGCACTTGGGGCGGACGGCTCGTGATCCGCTATCGACCGATCAGCGAGCTGACCATCGACGCCGCCGCCTATTTCCAGAACAACAATGGCGGTCCGCCAACCTGGTCGCCCTCCGTCGGCAAATACCAGTCTGCGGACCAGGCCTATCTGTGGTTTAAGGACAAGAACCGGCTGTACAATCTCACGGCCAATGCGGAACTCGGTTTCGCCACGCTGACGGCGACCACGTCTTATCAAGATCGCGACGTGTTGATGACCCGCGATCCGAGTTATTTGTTCCAGATTGTAGGCGCTTCCGCCTACGCTCCGGCCATCTATTACCAGCCGCAATCGGTGAAAAGTTGGACCAACGAACTTCGGCTTCAGTCGGCCGGATCCGGTCCCTTACACTGGACGATCGGCGGCTTTTATGAGGATCGCCGGTCCAAAGTTCTGTCCGAGGCGCATGTTGTAGGATCGGATGGCCGCGATCTCAATCCGCCCGATGTCATTTTGCAACGTCATGTCGGTGAAAGTCTGAAGCAGAAGGCCGCATTCGGCGAACTATCTTATAGGATGTTTGATCGCTTAACCCTGACGGGCGGACTGCGCTATTATTCCTATGACAAGCTGGTCAGCGGTGACACGACTATCGGCTTCGCACCGCTGGGGACGTTTGTGCGTCCCTATGCCGAATTTCGAAGCAAGAACGATGGCTGGCTATACAAGTTCAACGCGAGCCTGAAGGCCAGCGAGCATCTGTTGCTCTATGCACAAGCAGCCTCGGGATATCGTCCGGGCGGCGTCAACCAAGTGCTGGGACTCGCCGAAGCGCTACCCTACCAGCCAGACAGCCTTTGGACATATGAGGCTGGCTTCAAGGCGACCTATCTAGATGGCCGGATCCTCCTGAACGTGGCAGCTTTCCGCACCGACTGGAAGGACATGCAGGTCACGCTGAACAGTGGTACTTTTGCCTATCTCGGCAATGCCGGTGCGGCGCGTATCCAGGGCGTCGAGGCCGAACTCGGTTTCGAACCGGTCAATGGCTGGACCGTCAGTGCGTCGCTCACTGCGCTGACCGCGAAGTTGACGGAGGACCAGCTTGCCACGGGTGCCGTCGCCAGTACGGCGACGGGTAGGGCCGGCGACCGAATTCCCAATATTCCACAGGGTACGGTTACGGTGGCAAGTCAGTATGAATTTCCGCTCATCGACGGGCTAACCGCGATCATTCATGGCGACGTCAACTATGTGGGTGATTCCTATAGCGATTTTCATCGGAGTACGTCCTATTTCCGGCTCGGGGATTATTTCGTTTCGAATGCAAGGATCGGTGTGAAAACCCGTTCATGGGGAGCGTATCTATTCGCTAGAAATCTCTTTAACGCTGTCGGTACAACCTATTCGGGCACTGTTCTTGGCGGTCGAACGCAGGTCGTCACCACTGTTCCACCACGGACGATTGGCATTAATCTGACCTCTAGCTTTTGA
- a CDS encoding Hsp70 family protein: MDGEATTNALGLDFGTTNTVVAIADGSGNSRLTEFAGADASGAVFRTALCFWEEEKAWQGIAYEAGPWAIAEFLQSPLDSRFVQSFKSVAASPLFERAQIFGKNFRFEELGQRFMQRLVAHADGQLDTLPRRVVVGRPVEYAGSRPDPALARRRYDLMFENFGVELHYVYEPLGAAYSYASRLTEPATILVADFGGGTTDFSIVRVAEPGSGRRCLPLAFSGIGIAGDRFDQRIVDRLVLPLLGKGSNYRSFGKLLQIPGAYFVDFADWSRLALMRNRRTLNELNKLQRDSTDPEAIGRMIALIEHEQGFPLYNAVGQLKRALSSEEQAEFRFTGGGVEIVAKVHRAEFENWISDDLRRIEGTMDAVLDRAGTLADRIDRVFLTGGSSLIPSIRAIFERRFGAERIATGGELTSIAHGLALIGEQPDLAEWSA, encoded by the coding sequence GTGGACGGCGAAGCGACGACGAACGCACTTGGACTCGACTTTGGCACGACGAACACAGTCGTCGCGATTGCGGATGGCAGCGGCAATTCACGGCTGACTGAGTTCGCAGGTGCGGATGCGAGCGGTGCCGTGTTCCGCACCGCATTGTGTTTCTGGGAAGAGGAAAAGGCCTGGCAGGGCATAGCTTACGAAGCTGGTCCCTGGGCTATCGCGGAATTTCTACAATCGCCGCTCGACAGCCGTTTCGTTCAATCCTTCAAGAGCGTCGCCGCAAGCCCGTTGTTTGAACGCGCCCAGATCTTCGGTAAAAATTTCCGCTTTGAGGAACTGGGGCAGCGTTTCATGCAACGACTGGTCGCGCATGCGGATGGACAACTTGACACGCTTCCGCGCCGCGTGGTCGTCGGTCGTCCAGTGGAATACGCCGGATCACGCCCCGATCCGGCGTTGGCGCGCCGACGCTACGACCTCATGTTCGAAAACTTCGGCGTCGAACTCCATTATGTCTATGAGCCGCTGGGTGCGGCCTATAGCTATGCCTCGCGCCTTACCGAGCCAGCCACGATCCTGGTGGCGGACTTCGGCGGCGGTACAACGGATTTCTCCATCGTCCGGGTAGCAGAGCCGGGCTCTGGGCGCCGCTGCCTCCCTCTTGCGTTCTCGGGCATCGGCATTGCCGGCGATCGGTTCGATCAGCGCATTGTCGACCGGCTGGTACTGCCACTTCTGGGTAAGGGCAGTAACTACCGCTCGTTCGGCAAGCTGCTCCAGATCCCGGGTGCTTATTTCGTCGATTTCGCCGATTGGTCGCGCCTTGCCCTGATGCGCAATCGCCGCACGCTGAATGAGCTAAACAAACTCCAGAGGGACTCAACAGACCCGGAGGCTATTGGTCGCATGATCGCGCTGATCGAGCACGAGCAAGGCTTTCCACTCTACAATGCTGTAGGCCAACTTAAACGAGCCTTGTCGAGCGAGGAGCAGGCTGAGTTCCGCTTCACCGGCGGCGGTGTAGAGATTGTAGCCAAGGTGCATCGCGCTGAGTTTGAAAACTGGATTTCCGACGATCTACGCCGCATCGAAGGTACAATGGACGCAGTCTTGGATCGAGCGGGCACCCTGGCTGATCGGATCGATCGAGTGTTCCTGACCGGTGGTTCGTCGTTGATCCCTTCAATCCGTGCGATCTTCGAGCGCCGGTTTGGCGCGGAGCGCATTGCAACCGGCGGCGAGCTGACGTCGATTGCACATGGCCTCGCGCTCATTGGGGAACAACCTGACCTCGCAGAATGGTCTGCCTAG
- a CDS encoding M14 family metallopeptidase, with protein sequence MTETSIFPVGIPGQPWSAHELSQWRARQSRQRRYDKDVVPRIDMLADRYEKVAYGQLDYAGETYTLFGLRDRIINPALPTALVTGGVHGYETSGVMGVLEFLERHATAYSGKVNLLAVPCVSPWGYERINRWNYNAIDPNRNFRINGPAQEAVALIEFVRSAQKEFLLHIDLHETTDSDETEFGPALAARDGKAYESCEIPDGFYLVDDSENPQPAFQQAIISAVERVTHIAAPDPHGEIIGSPVVAHGVIEYRLAELALSTSITGARYTTTTEVYPDSPRTTPDECTRAQVTAVCAALNYALAHP encoded by the coding sequence ATGACAGAGACCAGCATTTTTCCCGTAGGCATCCCCGGACAGCCATGGAGTGCACACGAACTGAGCCAATGGCGCGCGCGTCAGTCACGCCAGCGCCGCTACGACAAGGATGTCGTGCCGCGCATCGATATGCTGGCCGATCGGTATGAAAAAGTCGCCTACGGGCAGCTTGATTATGCCGGTGAGACTTACACGTTGTTTGGTTTGCGCGACCGCATAATCAATCCCGCGCTGCCGACCGCCTTAGTGACCGGCGGCGTGCATGGTTACGAGACGAGCGGCGTGATGGGCGTACTCGAATTCCTCGAGAGGCACGCCACGGCCTATTCCGGCAAGGTTAATCTGCTGGCGGTACCGTGCGTGAGTCCGTGGGGTTACGAGCGGATCAATCGCTGGAACTACAACGCCATCGACCCCAACCGTAATTTTCGCATCAACGGTCCGGCGCAGGAAGCTGTCGCCCTGATCGAGTTCGTCAGATCCGCCCAGAAGGAGTTCCTGCTGCACATCGATTTGCACGAAACGACCGATAGCGACGAGACGGAGTTCGGCCCGGCGCTCGCCGCACGAGACGGCAAGGCCTACGAATCGTGTGAGATTCCCGATGGCTTCTATCTGGTCGATGATAGCGAAAACCCGCAGCCTGCATTTCAGCAAGCGATTATCTCCGCAGTCGAACGAGTAACCCACATCGCCGCGCCGGACCCGCATGGGGAGATCATCGGTTCACCTGTCGTCGCGCATGGCGTGATCGAATATCGGCTAGCAGAGCTTGCGCTTTCCACATCGATCACGGGCGCACGCTACACGACGACCACCGAAGTTTATCCAGATAGCCCGCGCACGACCCCAGACGAATGCACCCGCGCACAGGTGACGGCGGTGTGCGCAGCGCTGAATTACGCTTTGGCGCATCCATGA
- a CDS encoding LLM class flavin-dependent oxidoreductase has protein sequence MRTQKLRAGVFVAPFHPLDESSTLAFERDLELAKFADELGLAEFWYGEHHTGGFENSPSPELMIAAAAQRTKRIKLGTGVVSLPYHNPLMTANRIAHIDQLSFGRVIFGAGPGLLVSDAHMLGLNARDSRDKLDQGLSVITRLLHGEWVTEKSSWYDLRDAHCQVLPYNDQMEICVASTFSPNGGALAAKYQAGMLCLASTMMGGFDALSNNWKIACDEAAKNGRTMSASRIRCATDIHIADTRDKAMDQVRKGYGRYLKYIANQSEQLKESPAHKTLENLIEANEIVVGTPDDAVAQIARLDQKVPNFGCLLTKFSRLTD, from the coding sequence ATGCGTACACAAAAGCTTCGCGCCGGTGTTTTCGTCGCCCCCTTCCACCCCCTCGACGAAAGCTCGACGCTGGCATTCGAGCGTGACCTGGAACTTGCGAAGTTTGCCGACGAATTGGGATTGGCGGAGTTCTGGTATGGTGAGCATCACACCGGCGGTTTCGAAAACAGCCCCTCGCCCGAGCTGATGATAGCCGCCGCGGCGCAGCGCACCAAGCGCATCAAATTGGGGACAGGAGTAGTATCGCTGCCCTATCACAATCCCCTCATGACGGCGAACCGCATCGCCCATATCGATCAGCTGTCATTCGGTCGTGTGATTTTTGGCGCAGGCCCAGGACTGCTCGTCAGCGATGCCCATATGCTTGGCCTGAACGCGCGTGATTCACGCGACAAGCTCGACCAGGGACTGAGCGTGATCACCCGCCTTTTGCACGGTGAGTGGGTCACCGAAAAATCGAGCTGGTATGATTTGCGCGACGCTCATTGTCAGGTCCTCCCGTATAACGATCAGATGGAAATTTGCGTCGCAAGCACGTTTTCACCGAACGGCGGCGCATTAGCAGCAAAATACCAAGCGGGGATGCTGTGTCTTGCGTCCACGATGATGGGCGGGTTCGACGCGTTGTCGAACAACTGGAAAATCGCCTGTGACGAGGCTGCCAAGAACGGAAGAACAATGTCGGCGTCGCGCATTCGCTGTGCGACCGATATCCATATTGCAGACACGCGCGACAAGGCGATGGACCAAGTTCGCAAGGGTTACGGTCGCTATCTCAAGTACATCGCCAACCAATCTGAGCAGTTAAAAGAGTCTCCCGCTCACAAAACGCTCGAAAACCTCATAGAAGCGAATGAGATCGTGGTTGGGACGCCTGATGACGCTGTCGCGCAGATCGCCCGACTGGATCAGAAGGTTCCCAATTTTGGTTGCCTGTTGACGAAATTCAGCCGATTAACTGACTGA
- a CDS encoding TonB-dependent receptor translates to MIFTAPGTRALQTFCAIFLSTVSAVCHASPNGEPIAPSEQDRDVSARSGQVADIVVTARRVNESLQRVPIAVTGFDATTIRAMQIQNFGDVGKMVPNLEAQRQFGSASAPQFYLRGISTGSLKFETDAGIGLYIDGVYLGRPAGAAFDLADIERIEVMRGPQATLFGRNSTGGAINFVTSAPRGELRIDGEGTLGNYDRRRGRISVDLPAWGPLSARVSYLHNENKGYVRNLTPGRTFNFAEPFGTIRSAGTFGAENTDAVAVALRLDLTHVVIDYRFDYSDKVSTQLGQQLIGFNPGFASTAGAIYGAPGAVVVGPSTTRLDALALDMTSPSHLRIQGHSLTARYDISDAVSVKSITGFRKMDEFVGGNDIDGGALVDPFTNTGQAFTPISSVEDRHQRQWTQELQLIGKTGGFNWIVGAFYFDERGRDNNPVFVGALFPSGTYTPGAGNPNLFGVPTDYFVGSNSSVHNRSYAGYAHAGLDIGEHIELAGGVRYTKDKRQETVLAAGLIGLTFPPSSFRATSDHWDFDATATYKFSPLVRAYARFATGYLSGGVLNGISFKPETANSYEIGLKGDLLNRTLRLNASLFRMDRKNVQTIFFCSDPTLSVCNLPTGPVFGTVLIPLASARSQGFELEMTAVPTAGMTFGANFGYLDDKLSQSLGPRQSLAPRYTTGVFGQYDLPAFNSGAYLSARVDGNFKDKRNSDPVPLSTTSALTELPSRFDLNARLSLIDLPVAGSKVRISGWVQNLTNNRKLEFARDLSTAVIGVFQVPRTYGVDLGFRF, encoded by the coding sequence ATGATATTCACGGCACCGGGCACACGCGCCTTACAGACGTTCTGCGCAATTTTTCTGTCCACCGTTAGCGCCGTCTGCCACGCATCTCCGAACGGTGAACCGATCGCGCCATCCGAACAGGACCGCGATGTCAGCGCACGATCCGGTCAAGTTGCGGATATTGTCGTGACCGCTCGTCGTGTAAACGAAAGCCTTCAGCGGGTGCCCATCGCAGTTACTGGGTTTGACGCGACTACAATACGCGCAATGCAGATTCAGAACTTCGGCGATGTTGGCAAAATGGTTCCCAACCTAGAGGCGCAGCGTCAGTTTGGATCCGCAAGTGCGCCGCAATTCTATCTGCGTGGCATTTCCACAGGCTCGCTCAAGTTCGAAACCGACGCAGGCATCGGCCTGTATATTGACGGAGTGTATCTGGGCCGACCTGCCGGCGCTGCGTTTGATCTTGCCGATATCGAGCGGATCGAAGTGATGCGGGGACCGCAGGCAACGCTTTTCGGGCGTAATTCAACCGGCGGCGCAATTAACTTCGTCACCTCGGCACCACGGGGAGAGTTGAGGATTGATGGCGAAGGGACACTTGGTAACTACGATCGACGCCGCGGCCGCATTTCGGTAGATTTACCTGCGTGGGGCCCGTTGAGCGCGCGGGTCAGCTATCTGCATAACGAGAATAAGGGCTATGTCCGCAACCTTACGCCGGGTCGGACATTTAACTTTGCTGAGCCCTTCGGCACCATACGTTCTGCCGGGACATTCGGTGCTGAGAACACCGACGCAGTCGCAGTGGCGCTCAGACTGGACCTGACCCACGTCGTCATCGATTATCGGTTTGACTATTCGGACAAGGTCAGCACGCAGCTCGGTCAGCAGCTCATCGGTTTCAATCCGGGCTTCGCTTCCACGGCGGGTGCCATTTATGGCGCGCCCGGGGCCGTCGTCGTTGGCCCATCCACCACGCGTCTCGACGCGCTGGCTCTCGATATGACTTCTCCTTCGCACCTTCGCATCCAGGGCCACAGCCTGACAGCGCGCTATGACATTAGCGATGCCGTTTCGGTCAAGAGCATCACCGGCTTCCGCAAGATGGATGAATTTGTCGGCGGCAACGACATCGACGGCGGAGCACTGGTTGATCCGTTCACGAACACAGGCCAGGCTTTCACACCGATTTCCTCTGTAGAAGATCGCCACCAGCGTCAGTGGACACAGGAATTGCAGCTCATCGGAAAAACAGGCGGCTTCAATTGGATCGTCGGCGCATTTTATTTTGACGAGCGTGGAAGGGACAATAACCCAGTCTTCGTGGGCGCGCTGTTCCCCTCTGGAACGTACACGCCGGGCGCAGGCAACCCGAATCTCTTCGGTGTACCAACCGATTATTTCGTTGGCTCGAACAGCAGCGTCCATAATCGCTCGTATGCCGGTTATGCGCACGCGGGTCTTGATATCGGAGAACACATCGAACTGGCCGGGGGCGTGCGCTATACCAAAGACAAGCGTCAGGAGACCGTACTTGCGGCAGGTCTGATTGGCCTTACGTTCCCGCCCTCAAGCTTCCGCGCAACATCCGATCACTGGGATTTCGACGCCACGGCGACTTACAAATTCTCGCCGCTAGTCCGTGCCTATGCGCGTTTCGCCACAGGCTATCTCTCCGGCGGTGTGCTCAACGGAATAAGCTTCAAACCTGAGACAGCCAATTCATACGAGATCGGACTGAAGGGCGATTTACTGAACCGCACTCTTCGCCTGAACGCCTCGCTGTTTCGGATGGACCGAAAGAACGTGCAGACGATATTCTTCTGTTCCGACCCTACATTGTCCGTGTGCAACCTGCCAACCGGCCCAGTCTTCGGCACTGTGCTCATTCCCCTGGCAAGCGCGCGATCACAAGGGTTCGAGTTGGAGATGACCGCAGTTCCTACCGCCGGCATGACTTTCGGTGCCAATTTCGGGTATCTCGACGACAAGCTGTCGCAATCACTCGGCCCCCGGCAAAGTCTTGCTCCGCGTTACACGACTGGCGTCTTTGGCCAGTATGACCTCCCCGCCTTCAACAGCGGAGCTTATCTCTCGGCGCGGGTGGATGGTAATTTCAAGGACAAGCGAAACAGCGATCCGGTGCCGCTATCCACGACGTCTGCCCTTACCGAACTGCCCTCTCGCTTCGACCTGAACGCGCGTCTTTCGTTGATCGACCTGCCGGTAGCGGGCAGCAAGGTGCGGATCTCTGGCTGGGTTCAGAATTTAACCAACAACCGTAAGCTCGAGTTCGCGCGCGACTTGTCCACTGCCGTCATAGGCGTGTTTCAAGTCCCTCGCACCTACGGCGTCGACCTCGGCTTTCGTTTCTGA